The following are from one region of the Entelurus aequoreus isolate RoL-2023_Sb linkage group LG17, RoL_Eaeq_v1.1, whole genome shotgun sequence genome:
- the LOC133631837 gene encoding zinc finger protein OZF-like, whose protein sequence is MLKELVKERLLAAADEIFALFESTIASYEEELSRTREKERRRQHLEVDCESPTVLHLEDIQGSATVRQKDPQLPRIKEEAEELWITREEECLRGQTEADLTKLPLTFVSVKTEDDEDESSQLRHSPSEENIVAWEPPSSSSLQHRTTKADGGSQADDLIAPLSDSDDMTSHSAEDEDSDDNQETLSRDTDCEGDDKHSERSKRRTGKPRWTCSVCDKSFSFKSDFAQHTRTHAGETPYSCSVCAKTFTRHSNLTAHLRTHDGKKPFRCTVCGKEFPRKVRMESHMWTHTGQKPFCCSTCGKTFITNVSLIGHQRTHTGEKPFSCSVCDRRFSQKSNMRSHMRTHTGEKPFTCSFCARTFSRHDNLMSHMRIHDRCTNTNVSLPS, encoded by the exons ATGTTGAAAGAGTTGGTGAAGGAGCGACTCTTGGCGGCAGCCGATGAAATATTCGCGCTGTTTGAAAGCACGATAGCgtcgtacgaggaggaactttctcgaACGAGAGAGAAGGAGCGACGTCGACAACACCTGGAAGTtgattgtgaaagtccaactgtGCTGCACTTGGAAG ATATCCAAGGGAGCGCCACAGTAAGGCAGAAGGATCCACAGCTCCCCCGCATTAAAGAGGAAGCAGAGGAACTCTGGATTACTCGGGAGGAAGAGTGCCTTCGGGGGCAGacggaggctgatctcaccaagttgccactgacctttgtctctgtgaagactgaagatgatgaagacgaATCCTCACAGCTTCGTCACAGTCCAAGTGAGGAGAACATAGTGGCGTGGGAGCCTCCGAGTAGCAGCTCACTACAACACAGGACCACTAAAGCGgatggaggatcacaagcagacgaCCTCATAGCTCCACTGTCAGATAGTGACGACATGACGTCTCACTCTGCCGAGGATGAAGACAGCGACGACAACCAAGAAACTTTGAGCAgagatacagactgtgaaggtgatgaCAAACACTCTGAACGCTCTAAAAGGAGGACGGGGAAACCACGTTGGACCTGCTCAGTTTGCgataaatctttttcttttaagaGTGATTTTGCTCAACACACGAGGACGCACGCGGGTGAAACACCATATTCCTGTTCGGTGTGCGCAAAAACATTTACCCGACACAGCAATTTGACAGCACACTTGCGCACGCACGACGGGAAAAAACCTTTTCGTTGCACCGTCTGTGGTAAAGAATTCCCCAGAAAAGTACGCATGGAATCCCACATGTGGACTCACACGGGACAAAAACCTTTCTGTTGCTCGACATGTGGCAAAACGTTCATCACAAATGTCTCTTTGATTGGACACCAGAGAACACACACCGGGGAGAAAccttttagttgttcagtttgcgaTAGAAGATTCTCTCAGAAGTCAAACATGAggtcacacatgagaacacacacaggggaAAAACCGTTCACTTGTTCATTTTGTGCTAGAACGTTCTCTCGGCATGACAATCTGATGTCACACATGCGGATACACGACAGATGCACAAACACAAATGTTTCCCTGCCTAGTTAG
- the LOC133631836 gene encoding gastrula zinc finger protein XlCGF57.1-like, giving the protein MFRRLVRERLMAVADEIILMFERTIASYEEEIARTKEENERQRRRLETVSKMPSVLHIDDVPQLIGRQEERPPRPQAWNSTSQQEDPQPPHVKEEEEELWITHEGEPEEDEFAKLPLTVVSVKIEDDEDKPQADDLLAPLSDSEAEGRVKEPLRSHPDFVGDMSTRTDHKQAGKERFICSICGETLSFRSALTRHMRTHRGEKPFSCSVCAKTFARKDILIEHRKTHSGEKAFSCSVCGDRFAHKTTLNRHMRTHTGEKPFRCSFCGKRFSQKIHMVAHVATHTGQKPFACSVCGKSYSLKSKMIAHKRAHALRKPFRCSICGEKFAHRFSLNLHVETHKEDKHFVCAVCGKSFSLKKILIGHMRTHTGEKPFSCSFCDRAFSLKKILTVHMRTHTGEKPFSCSFCAKGFTQKAHMLSHMRTHTGEKPFSCAICGDTFSQTSTLNRHMRTHTGEKPFRCLICGESYSQKRSLTAHMRTHGGGE; this is encoded by the exons ATGTTCAGAAGGTTGGTGAGGGAGCGACTCATGGCGGTTGCTGACGAAATCATCTTGATGTTTGAGAGAACCATTGCGTCGTACGAGGAGGAAATTGCTCGCACCAAAGAGGAGAACGAGCGACAACGACGCCGACTGGAAACTGTTAGCAAGATGCCGAGTGTGCTACACATTGACG ACGTCCCGCAGCTAATCGGTCGTCAAGAAGAACGTCCGCCTCGGCCGCAGGCGTGGAACTCCACTTCCCagcaggaggatccacagcccccccacgttaaagaggaggaggaggaactgTGGATCACTCACGAGGGAGAGCCGGAGGAGGACGAATTTGCCAAGTTGCCGTTGACCGTAGTCTCGGTGAAGATCGAAGACGACGAAGACAAACCCCAAGCAGAcgacctcttagctccactgtcagatagtgaggctgaaggcAGAGTTAAGGAACCTCTGAGGAGCCATCCAGACTTTGTGGGGGACATGAGCACTCGCACTGACCACAAACAAGCAGGTAAAGAACGTTTTATCTGCTCAATTTGCGGCGAAACCCTTTCTTTCAGGAGcgctttgactcgacacatgcggACACACCGAGGAGAAAAGCCCTTCAGTTGCTCCGTTTGTGCCAAAACCTTTGCTCGGAAGGACATCTTGATCGAACACCGGAAAACACACAGCGGAGAAAAGGCCTTCAGCTGCTCGGTTTGCGGGGACAGGTTTGCCCACAAGACCACGTTGAACCGACACATGAGGACACACACGGGGGAGAAGCCCTTCCGCTGCTCATTTTGCGGTAAACGCTTCTCTCAAAAGATCCACATGGTGGCGCACGTGGCGACGCACACGGGACAAAAACCTTTCGCCTGCTCCGTGTGCGGCAAAAGCTACTCCCTCAAGTCCAAGATGATTGCGCACAAGAGAGCACACGCGCTCAGAAAACCCTTCCGGTGTTCGATTTGCGGGGAGAAATTCGCGCACCGGTTCTCGCTGAATTTGCACGTGGAAACGCACAAAGAAGACAAACACTTTGTTTGCGCCGTCTGCGGCAAGTCGTTTTCTCTGAAGAAAATCCTGATCGGTCACATGAGGACGCACACGGGAGAGAAACCCTTTAGCTGCTCGTTTTGCGACAGGGCCTTTTCGTTGAAGAAAATTTTGACCGTCCACATGAGGACGCACACGGGGGAGAAACCCTTCAGTTGTTCATTTTGCGCCAAAGGTTTTACTCAAAAGGCACACATGCTGTCACACATGAGgacgcacacgggagaaaaacctttcagttgcgcCATCTGCGGGGATACTTTTTCTCAGACGTCCACTTTGAATAGACACATGCGGACGCACACGGGGGAAAAACCTTTCCGGTGTTTGATTTGTGGCGAAAGCTATTCTCAGAAGAGGAGTTTGACGGCACACATGCGAACACACGGCGGCGGGGAATAA
- the LOC133631838 gene encoding zinc finger protein 629-like → MLRELVNERLMAAADEIFALFERTIASYEEELSRTREEKERYRQQLEAASNVDTVPHAQDVPRPLQPQAGSATLEQEDPQPPHIKVKEEEFWIPQEEESLLALEEAALTKLQLNVVSVKTENGDDKPPGSSQLHHSPGEENKEAELPGSSATQHMTTEADGDHCGGSQADNLLAPLSDSDDTMSHSPGDEDWDCARDPLSSDTDCEDDVRTQTDNKHSECSQEKTGKECFTCSICAKSSTDKRDLVRHMRTHTGEKPFSCSVCGKRFSDKSNIIPHMRTHTGEKPFSCSVCGERFSQKSNIKTHMRKHTGEKPFNCSVCGERFSQKSNIIPHMRTHTGETPYACSVCAKTFTRHSSLTAHMLLHTGEKPFSCSYCVKKFSKKTNMLEHMRIHTGERPFICSICGNGYSYKKSLTAHMRTHKRE, encoded by the exons ATGCTGCGAGAGTTGGTGAATGAGCGACTAATGGCGGCGGCTGATGAAATATTCGCGTTGTTTGAAAGAACGATAGCgtcgtacgaggaggaactttctcgaacgagagaggagaaggagcgataTCGACAACAGCTGGAAGCTGCTAGCAATGTTGACACTGTGCCACACGCTCAAG acgtcccgCGTCCCCTTCAGCCACAGGCGGGGAGTGCCACTTTGGagcaggaggatccacagcccccccacattaaagtgAAAGAGGAGGAATTCTGGATCCCTCAGGAGGAAGAGAGTCTTCTCGCGCTGGAGGAGGCTGCTCTCACCAAGTTGCAACTGAATGTTGTCTCTGTAAAGACTGAAAATGGTGACGACAAACCACCTGGATCCTcgcagcttcatcacagtccaggtGAGGAGAACAAAGAGGCGGAGCTTCCAGGCAGCAgcgcaacacaacacatgacgacagaagctgatggagaccactgtggggGGTCACAagcagacaacctcttagctccactatcagatagtgacgacacaaTGTCACATTCTCCTGGGGATGAAGACTGGGACTGCGCCCGAGaccctttgagcagcgatacagactgtgaagatgATGTCAGGACTcaaactgacaacaaacactctgaatgctctcaAGAGAAGACCGGTAAAGAATGTTTTACCTGCTCAATTTGCGCTAAAAGCTCTACTGATAAGAGGGATTTAGttcgacacatgagaacgcacacaggagaaaaacctttcagttgttcagtttgtggcaaaagattCTCTGATAAGTCAAATATTATCCCGCACATGAGAactcacacaggagaaaaacccttcAGTTGTTCCGTCTGCGGCGAAAGATTCTCCCAAAAGTCAAATattaaaacacacatgagaaaacacacgggagaaaaaccttttaattgCTCCGTGTGTGGGGAAAGATTCTCCCAAAAGTCAAATATTATACCACACATGAGAACCCACACAGGAGAAACACCATATGCTTGTTCTGTTTGTGCAAAAACATTTACTCGACACAGCAGCTTGACCGCACACATGCTcctgcacactggagaaaaaccttttagttgCTCGTATTGCGTTAAAAAGTTCTCTAAAAAGACAAACATGCTggaacacatgagaatacacaccggaGAAAGACCTTTTATTTGTTCAATTTGTGGTAATGGTTACTCTTATAAGAAAAGCCTGACGGCACACATGCGGACACACAAAAGAGAATAA
- the LOC133632161 gene encoding zinc finger protein 771-like: MLQGNEKQLEIKSSICGRYCSKTSNMLKRLVNERLTAAAEEIFALFERTIASYEEELSRTKEENEQQRQQLEAVSKTPIVSHTEDVLHEERPPLPQGGSSTLKQKDPKPAHIKEEEDELWITQEGEYYTKLEEDGLPLLPLTVVSVKTEDHEDTPADNLLAPLSDCDDTWSHFPEDADRDNTQEALSSDAGCEGVQNLISRQEEPQRGSITLENKDPQSPHIKKEEEEEERWISQEGECVARQEEADLSKLPLTVVSVKIKDDEDEPQEDFLAPLSDSNDTSHSPEAKDRDDTHEPLDSDTDCEGDMRTQTDNKPSEVPEKKTGKKCLTCPVCAKSFSDKRYFPLHMRTHTGEKPFACSICDKRFSQNSHLLSHVRTHTGEKPFSCPVCDERFSKKSNIVNHMRTHTGEKPFSCSVCDAKFAKRFTLKRHMTTHTREKPFSCSVCGEGFAVEMSLSRHQRTHTVEKPFCCPVCDKRFSHKSNMNAHMRTHTGEKAFNCSVCGKNYSYRASLSIHMRKHKGE, from the exons ATGTTACAAGGCAACGAGAAACAGCTTGAAATCAAGTCGAGTATTTGCGGCCGCTATTGCAGCAAAACATCCAACATGTTGAAGAGGTTGGTGAATGAGCGACTaactgcggcagctgaggaaataTTCGCGCTGTTTGAAAGAACGATAGCgtcgtacgaggaggaactttccagaacaaaagaggagaacgagCAACAAAGACAACAACTGGAAGCTGTTAGCAAGACTCCCATTGTCTCACATACTGaag acgtcctgCATGAAGAACGTCCCCCTTTACCGCAGGGAGGGAGCTCCACGTTAAAGCAGAAGGATCCAAAGCCcgcccacattaaagaggaagaggatgaactctggatcactcaggaaGGCGAATATTACACTAAGTTGGAGGAAGATGGTCTTCCCTTATTGCCACTGACTgtggtctctgtgaagactgaagaccatgaagacaCACCggcagacaacctcttagctccactatcagactGTGACGACACATGGTCACACTTTCCTGAGGATGCAGACAGGGACAACACCCAAGAAGCTTTGAGCAGTGATGCAGGCTGTGAAG GTGTCCAAAACCTGATAAGTCGTCAAGAAGAACCGCAGAGAGGTAGCATCACTTTGGAGAATAAGGATCCACAGTCCCCCCACATtaaaaaggaggaggaggaggaggaacgctggatcagtcaggagggagagtgtgttgccaggcaggaggaggctgatctcagcaagttgccactgactgttgtctctgtgaagattaAAGATGACGAAGATGAACCCCAAGAAGacttcttagctccactatcagacaGCAATGacacgtcacactctcctgaggCTAAAGACAGAGACGACACCCATGAACCTTTAgacagcgatacagactgtgaaggtgatatgaggactcaaaCTGACAACAAGCCCTCGGAAGTCCCTGAAAAGAAGACCGGTAAAAAATGTTTGACCTGCCCGGTTTGTGCAAAAAGCTTTTCTGACAAGCGATATTTTCCTctgcacatgagaacgcacactggagaaaaacccttcGCTTGTTCAATCTGCGATAAAAGATTCTCTCAAAATTCACATTTGTTATCACACGTGAGAACGCACACTGGGGAAAAACCTTTTAGTTGCCCAGTTTGTGACGAGAGGTTCTCTAAAAAGTccaatattgtaaatcacatgagaacgcacacgggagaaaaacctttttcttgttcagtgTGCGACGCCAAATTTGCTAAGAGGTTCACTTTGAAGAGGCACATGACGACGCACACGCGAGAAAAAccctttagttgttcagtttgtggcgagGGTTTCGCTGTAGAAATGTCTCTGAGTAGACACCAAAGAACACACACGGTAGAAAAACCTTTTTGTTGTCCAGTTTGTGATAAAAGATTTTCTCATAAGTCAAATATGAACGCACACATGAGAACCCATACAGGAGAAAAAGCCTTTAAttgctcagtttgtggtaaaaactaTTCTTATAGGGCAAGCTTGTCGATACACATGCGGAAACACAAAGGAGAATAA